The sequence below is a genomic window from bacterium.
CGGCAGGTCGGCCCTCAGATAGAGGGTGTAGTCGCCGTTCCCGTCGGTGGCGGCGGCGGCGCCCGCACCCGACTCCAACCGGACACTCACCTCCGCGAGACCCTCGCCGGACAGCCCGTCGACGACGCGACCGTTCAAGACCGGGCACGCGGCCGAGTCCGCTTCAAGGTCGGCAGCATCCAATCGCAACGTGAACCGCCGCGCGTACTCGCCTGTTTCCTCGGTTTCCCAGTCCCCGTCCGTCGGCGGACAGATCTGCCGCAACAAGCCGCCGCCAGGCTCTTGACGCACCGAAACGCACCAGACGCACTCCGCCAGCTCCGGCCGCCAGAAGATCGCTTCCGGCATCGGCAACGTGACGTCCGTGTGCGCGGGAACAGCCGCGGATGCCTCCGTATGCCCTCCGAATACCGGGCCCGCCAATCCGACCCGGAGATCCAGGTCGCTGGAGTTGTCGACCCGGAACTCGGCATGCCACAGGTGGTCGGCCACGGGTTCTTCGTCGGGCCCTCCGCAACCGGAGAAGGAGACGGCGGCGAG
It includes:
- a CDS encoding carboxypeptidase-like regulatory domain-containing protein; protein product: MKMPATCMLLALAAVSFSGCGGPDEEPVADHLWHAEFRVDNSSDLDLRVGLAGPVFGGHTEASAAVPAHTDVTLPMPEAIFWRPELAECVWCVSVRQEPGGGLLRQICPPTDGDWETEETGEYARRFTLRLDAADLEADSAACPVLNGRVVDGLSGEGLAEVSVRLESGAGAAAATDGNGDYTLYLRADLPEGYLYFTKTGYRQVSAEVMSGLTAEGDSRFSLLTTLQRAVP